One Festucalex cinctus isolate MCC-2025b chromosome 1, RoL_Fcin_1.0, whole genome shotgun sequence genomic region harbors:
- the LOC144020695 gene encoding uncharacterized protein LOC144020695 translates to MSLKNRKFSLDSSVSQDPTGLISCRRASIHKLKKYKTNLEDSELDIQEINPNSNGTAAAREKTPTEESIDRPDGLISKNSFHKHNKNFHKLFQEITEGENLTHTFTCALQKEVIYHGRLYISENHACFFSSVLLKETKVAIHKSNIQEVKKQNLSMLSIQTTDNEKYLFMYLRNRELCFNQLQNVCLHTQGDSAKSSPYGSSAENEADSNMVSSHSSNDDSVDHGRSASYLDEDIPQLDSQGPPQSIFTTEEADGGVLSSQLWKISEDVTSYFFLRQRGNFSTVFYIYLLLLVLLLLASGYIGLRMIALERQLNILSELSSHHGNHQET, encoded by the exons ATGAGTCTGAAGAACAGGAAATTCTCACTGGACAGCTCTGT CTCCCAGGATCCAACAGGACTCATCAGCTGCCGCAGAGCCTCCATCCATAAACTtaagaaatacaaaacaaaccTAGAGGATTCTGAACTGGATATCCAGGAAATAAATCCAAACTCCAACGGCACTGCAGCCGCCAG AGAGAAGACTCCCACGGAGGAGAGCATTGATCGGCCAGATGGGCTCATCAGCAAAAAT agtttccataaacacaacaaaaacttcCACAAACTCTTTCAAGAAATTACTGAAGGAGAGAACCTGACACACA CCTTCACTTGCGCTCTGCAAAAGGAAGTGATTTATCACGGAAGACTTTACATTTCGGAAAATCACGCGTGCTTTTTCTCGTCCGTGCTGCTCAAAGAGACCAAG GTGGCGATCCACAAATCTAACATCCAGGAAGTGAAGAAACAGAATTTGTCCATGCTGTCGATACAAACTACTGATAACGAGAAG TACCTTTTTATGTATTTGAGGAACCGTGAGTTGTGCTTCAATCAGCTCCAGAATGTCTGCTTACATACACAA GGAGACAGTGCCAAAAGCAGCCCTTACGGCTCCTCTGCAGAGAATGAAGCCGACTCCAATATG GTCTCCAGTCATTCCAGCAACGATGACAGTGTGGATCACGGAAGGAGCGCTTCTTATCTGGATGAAGACATCCCGCAATTAGACAGTCAAG GTCCCCCTCAAAGCATATTTACAACAGAAGAGGCAGACGGCGGCGTGT TGTCATCGCAGCTTTGGAAAATATCGGAGGACGTCACATCGTATTTCTTCCTCAGACAAAGAGGGAATTTTAGCACGGTCTTCTACATCTACTTGTTATT GTtggtgctgctgctgttggCGTCAGGCTACATCGGGCTCAGGATGATCGCGCTGGAGAGGCAGCTGAACATTTTGAGCGAGCTGTCCTCGCACCACGGAAA CCATCAAGAAACATAG